Below is a window of Moorella thermoacetica DNA.
AAACCCTTATGTACCAGGGCGCTGAAGCCGCCGATAAAGTTTACGCCGACTGCTTCCGCCGCCCGGTCCAGGGCCCGGGCCAGGGGGGTGAGGTCATCCTCTCCCGAAGGTTCACCTACCTGGGCAATTGGTGTAACGGCGATGCGTTTATTAACGATGGGGATGCCATAGGTGGCCGCCACTTCTTCTCCCACGGCTACCAGGTCCGATGCCAGTCTGGTGATTTTATCATAGACGCGACGGCAGGTCTCCTCCAGGCTGGCAGTAGCGCAGTCCCGCAAGCTGATGCCCATGGTAATAGTCCGGATATCAAGATTTTCTACCTGGATCATGCGAATGGTTTCTAGAATTTCTTCCGGTGTAAAGGAAAACAGGCTTGGCATCGTTTTTCCTCCGAATATGGTTAGATGCGGTGCATGAACTTAAAGACGTCGGCCCGCTGGATGGTGACCTGGACCCCCAGGTTCTTCCCTTTTTCCTTTAGTTGTCCCTGGAGTTCGTTAAAAGCAAGGTTTTTTTCTTTTAAGTCTACAATCATAATCATGGTGAAAAATTCCTGTAAGATAGTCTGGCTGATGTCCAGGATATTTACATTGGCCTCCGCCAGGACGGCGGTAATACCGGCCAGGATGCCTACGTGATCGCGCCCCAGCACAGTTATGATCGCCCGTTCATCGTTAATCATGTTTCCCCACCTTTAACCTTTCTAGCCTTTTTGCCGTTCTTCCAGTACCATCTCTACTTCGACCCTGTCTTCCGCCAGCCAGCCCCGGGTGAACAGCGCCAGGCCGCGGAAGAAATCTGTACGGGCGGCCCGCTGGATATCGGCGGTCAGGGCCGGCACCCACTGCTCCAGGTGTTCCTCTAAAAAGCGCCCCTGTCCGGCGAGGAAACGGTCGGCATCCCCGCCGGACTGAATGCTGGCGGCTGCTTCCCGACAGAGCCGGGCCATAAACTCCAGCTCCAGTCCCAGGTGGTCGTCTGGCTCCTGGTTCTTCTTTCTACTCTCCAGGCCAAACGAACGGTAAAACTCCCTCACAGCCAGGGTTTCCTCGCCGAAGAGGAGGTGTTCCTTGGAGCGGTAAACCGACTCCCAGGGCGGCGCTTCCAAATGGCCCGGGCCGACAAAGAGGCGGTTATAGTCTCCCTGGAGTTCCTGCCGGTAAGCCTCCAGGTCCTGCCGGCGGGCTTCCAGTTCAGCCTGCATCTGCCGGCACCCAGTGATCAGGTCTTCATTCTGGCTGCTGGCTGCTAATTCGACCAGAAATTCTTCCCCGACCAGGGCTGCCAGCAAATCCCGGGCCGGCCCCTCCTGGTAAATTCTGGCAAGGAAACTATAAACCAGCTCCCGCCC
It encodes the following:
- a CDS encoding ACT domain-containing protein, with product MINDERAIITVLGRDHVGILAGITAVLAEANVNILDISQTILQEFFTMIMIVDLKEKNLAFNELQGQLKEKGKNLGVQVTIQRADVFKFMHRI
- a CDS encoding TorD/DmsD family molecular chaperone — its product is MEKELLAEWHQGRELVYSFLARIYQEGPARDLLAALVGEEFLVELAASSQNEDLITGCRQMQAELEARRQDLEAYRQELQGDYNRLFVGPGHLEAPPWESVYRSKEHLLFGEETLAVREFYRSFGLESRKKNQEPDDHLGLELEFMARLCREAAASIQSGGDADRFLAGQGRFLEEHLEQWVPALTADIQRAARTDFFRGLALFTRGWLAEDRVEVEMVLEERQKG